The following coding sequences lie in one Sulfoacidibacillus ferrooxidans genomic window:
- the tnpA gene encoding IS200/IS605 family transposase, whose protein sequence is MSRDVDSNHNVTFDCKYHVVFCPKYRRKVLVEPIDERLKALLSEKATYIQAEIVEMEIMPDHVHLLIKCDPQYGIHKVVKQLKGYTSKVLRDEFKSLKSRLPSLWTNSYFVATVGTVQLDVIKKYIEEQKSR, encoded by the coding sequence ATGAGTAGAGATGTTGATTCAAACCACAATGTCACGTTTGATTGTAAATACCATGTTGTCTTTTGTCCAAAATATCGCCGTAAAGTGCTTGTTGAACCCATTGACGAAAGGTTAAAGGCGTTGCTTTCGGAAAAGGCAACGTACATTCAGGCTGAAATCGTTGAAATGGAAATCATGCCTGATCATGTTCATCTTCTCATCAAGTGCGATCCGCAATACGGGATTCACAAAGTCGTTAAACAACTCAAGGGATACACTTCCAAAGTTCTTCGTGATGAATTCAAATCCCTAAAAAGTCGCTTGCCTTCACTGTGGACGAATTCCTATTTTGTCGCTACGGTAGGCACTGTTCAACTGGACGTGATCAAGAAGTATATCGAAGAGCAGAAATCGAGGTGA